One Augochlora pura isolate Apur16 chromosome 10, APUR_v2.2.1, whole genome shotgun sequence DNA window includes the following coding sequences:
- the LOC144476338 gene encoding uncharacterized protein LOC144476338 isoform X2: protein MFSFHKPKVYRSSTGCCICKAKSSSSRFTDSKKYEDDFMECFQLEERRTGEICNACVLLVKRWKKLPAGSNRNWRHVVDARAGPGIKSLTKFKSKNKKKLKDIPEKFEKIMKKKHIYLKTDRDREQSPAMSDDLTEDYLNGNGSKSSSRAGSPVGSDDIPVTEKQLDMQDISESKDDLTVNGFIDLSYFKREVICCGTIFKGPYGEVIVDPSLIKPCIGCIARQQRQQQTNALSCSPVHSSASASPVHSSASASPAHSVESGTETTVSKQTSKTFSDSSSDSGYDESSNQGVGESKITKIIQSTSATVKSAVKIQPLKSVQLKAIPVSEAVRLKTDVPIKLVPIKQIDQLSCKPLSLVSSTNVTLSSSTSHSIVTVPSNPLVDFAMHAASSRQSVSN from the exons ATGTTTAGTTTTCACAAGCCAAAGGTCTATCGATCTAGTACTGGGTGTTGCATTTGTAAAGCCAAGTCTAGCAG CTCACGATTCACAGACAGTAAAAAATACGAGGATGATTTTATGGAATGTTTCCAACTGGAGGAAAGGCGCACCGGTGAAATTTGTAATGCATGTGTACTTTTAGTGAAAAGATGGAAGAAATTACCAGCAGGAAGTAATCGCAACTGGAGACAC gTTGTCGATGCACGTGCAGGACCTGGCATAAAATCgttaacgaaatttaaatcaaaaaataaaaagaaactaaaagaTATAccagaaaaatttgaaaagataATGAAGAAGAAACATATCTACTTAAAAACTGATAGAGATCGTGAACAAAGCCCGGCAATGAGCGATGATTTAACAG AAGactatttaaatggaaatggCAGTAAAAGCTCCAGTCGCGCAGGTAGTCCCGTAGGTAGCGATGATATTCCAGTGACTGAAAAACAATTAGATATGCAGGATATTTCCGAATCAAAGGATGATTTAACTGTTAATGGATTTATCGATTTGTCGTATTTCAaaag ggAGGTAATTTGTTGTGGAACAATATTCAAAGGTCCATATGGGGAAGTAATAGTGGATCCTTCATTAATAAAACCTTGTATCGGTTGTATAGCTAGACAACAACGACAACAACAAACAAATGCATTAAGTTGCAGTCCTGTGCATAGTTCTGCATCAGCCAGTCCTGTCCACAGTTCCGCGTCTGCTAGTCCTGCCCATAGTGTAGAGTCTGGTACAGAGACTACTGTCTCTAAGCAGACAAGTAAGACGTTTAGTGACTCGTCATCAGATTCTGGCTACGATGAATCTTCTAATCAAGGAGTTGGTGAAAGTAagattactaaaattatacaaagtaCGAGTGCTACTGTAAAATCAGCGGTCAAGATACAACCGTTGAAAAGTGTTCAACTAAAAGCTATACCAGTATCGGAAGCTGTCAGGTTAAAAACAGATGTGCCAATCAAATTGGTACCTATTAAGCAGATTGATCAATTGTCCTGTAAGCCATTGTCTTTAGTTTCTTCTACCAATGTTACTTTAAGCAGTAGTACTTCACACTCCATTGTTACCGTCCCAAGTAATCCGCTCGTCGATTTTGCCATGCACGCAGCCTCCTCAAGGCAATCAGTCTCTAATTAA
- the LOC144476338 gene encoding uncharacterized protein LOC144476338 isoform X1, which translates to MSSVKITCKMFSFHKPKVYRSSTGCCICKAKSSSSRFTDSKKYEDDFMECFQLEERRTGEICNACVLLVKRWKKLPAGSNRNWRHVVDARAGPGIKSLTKFKSKNKKKLKDIPEKFEKIMKKKHIYLKTDRDREQSPAMSDDLTEDYLNGNGSKSSSRAGSPVGSDDIPVTEKQLDMQDISESKDDLTVNGFIDLSYFKREVICCGTIFKGPYGEVIVDPSLIKPCIGCIARQQRQQQTNALSCSPVHSSASASPVHSSASASPAHSVESGTETTVSKQTSKTFSDSSSDSGYDESSNQGVGESKITKIIQSTSATVKSAVKIQPLKSVQLKAIPVSEAVRLKTDVPIKLVPIKQIDQLSCKPLSLVSSTNVTLSSSTSHSIVTVPSNPLVDFAMHAASSRQSVSN; encoded by the exons at GAGCAGCGTCAAAATAACTTGCAAAATGTTTAGTTTTCACAAGCCAAAGGTCTATCGATCTAGTACTGGGTGTTGCATTTGTAAAGCCAAGTCTAGCAG CTCACGATTCACAGACAGTAAAAAATACGAGGATGATTTTATGGAATGTTTCCAACTGGAGGAAAGGCGCACCGGTGAAATTTGTAATGCATGTGTACTTTTAGTGAAAAGATGGAAGAAATTACCAGCAGGAAGTAATCGCAACTGGAGACAC gTTGTCGATGCACGTGCAGGACCTGGCATAAAATCgttaacgaaatttaaatcaaaaaataaaaagaaactaaaagaTATAccagaaaaatttgaaaagataATGAAGAAGAAACATATCTACTTAAAAACTGATAGAGATCGTGAACAAAGCCCGGCAATGAGCGATGATTTAACAG AAGactatttaaatggaaatggCAGTAAAAGCTCCAGTCGCGCAGGTAGTCCCGTAGGTAGCGATGATATTCCAGTGACTGAAAAACAATTAGATATGCAGGATATTTCCGAATCAAAGGATGATTTAACTGTTAATGGATTTATCGATTTGTCGTATTTCAaaag ggAGGTAATTTGTTGTGGAACAATATTCAAAGGTCCATATGGGGAAGTAATAGTGGATCCTTCATTAATAAAACCTTGTATCGGTTGTATAGCTAGACAACAACGACAACAACAAACAAATGCATTAAGTTGCAGTCCTGTGCATAGTTCTGCATCAGCCAGTCCTGTCCACAGTTCCGCGTCTGCTAGTCCTGCCCATAGTGTAGAGTCTGGTACAGAGACTACTGTCTCTAAGCAGACAAGTAAGACGTTTAGTGACTCGTCATCAGATTCTGGCTACGATGAATCTTCTAATCAAGGAGTTGGTGAAAGTAagattactaaaattatacaaagtaCGAGTGCTACTGTAAAATCAGCGGTCAAGATACAACCGTTGAAAAGTGTTCAACTAAAAGCTATACCAGTATCGGAAGCTGTCAGGTTAAAAACAGATGTGCCAATCAAATTGGTACCTATTAAGCAGATTGATCAATTGTCCTGTAAGCCATTGTCTTTAGTTTCTTCTACCAATGTTACTTTAAGCAGTAGTACTTCACACTCCATTGTTACCGTCCCAAGTAATCCGCTCGTCGATTTTGCCATGCACGCAGCCTCCTCAAGGCAATCAGTCTCTAATTAA
- the Rab21 gene encoding RAS oncogene family member Rab21 — translation MANSISTTGNDYNFKVVLLGEGCVGKTSVALRYVEDTFNAKHLSTLQASFLNKKLTINGKKVNLAIWDTAGQEKFHALGPIYYRMSNGAILVYDITDEDTFQKVKNWVKELKKMLGSEISLAIAGNKMDLEKDRSVAIEEAEEYAKQVGAMHFHTSAKLNQNIKEMFLELTRRMIQHADEVEQKSTLTRTSSTRRNVVVVEDEAEETEPVKSSCCGGSSQAS, via the exons ATGGCCAATTCAATCAGCACCACTGGtaacgattataattttaaagtggTTTTGCTTGGGGAAGGATGCGTCGGAAAAACTTCTGTTGCATTGCGATACGTTGAAGATACATTCAATGCTAAACATCTCAGCACACTACAg GcctcttttttaaataagaaattaactATAAATGGGAAGAAGGTAAATTTGGCAATATGGGATACAGCAGGTCAAGAAAAGTTTCACGCGCTTGGaccaatttattatagaatgtCTAATGGTGCCATTTTAGTTTACGATATCACAGATGAAGATACCTTTCAAAAG GTAAAGAATTGGGTTAAAGAGCTGAAAAAAATGTTAGGTAGTGAAATCTCTTTAGCAATTGCAGGAAATAAAATGGACTTAGAAAAAGATAGGAGTGTTGCTATAGAAGAAGCTGAAGA ATATGCAAAGCAAGTAGGAGCTATGCATTTTCACACTTctgcaaaattaaatcaaaatatcaaagaaatgTTTTTGGAATTGACAAGACGAATGATACAACACGCTGATGAGGTTGAGCAAAAATCAACGCTAACAAGGACAAGTAGTACACGACGCAATGTTGTTGTAGTAGAAGATGAAGCTGAAGAAACAGAACCAGTTAAGAGTTCCTGTTGTGGTGGCTCTTCACAAGCATCTTAA
- the Rhogap68f gene encoding rho GTPase activating protein at 68F isoform X3, protein MNYLESPVSDGTIEENYEEALVDAPVIESAEDLAALDGDLADEEDYIDISRYGIVEVVGDDSAGRKVIVVSACKLPPVGKEAFNHAKFLRYLTHTLDTFVEQDYSLVYFHYGLTSKNKLPLSWLWQAYKAFDRKYKKNLKALYLVHPTNFIRIVWQLFKPAISVKFGRKMMYVNYLEELAQYINLDQLIIPPQVIEHNEQLMLKNKKNLPSSPPQSTVATPVGTTQFGASLFFIKENNNGDPIPPIVRQCVKFLDTPDALETEGIFRRSAKVTVVKQLQSRCNQGLPVDFNGDPHIAAVLLKAFLRELDEPLMTYELYDEITQFQTLSKDERPRKVKILILEKLPEDNYQLLKYIVQFLSRVMDRCDLNKMTSSNLAVVFGPNLVRAPPSRGMSLSAIGPINQFIDFLLTHQDTIFII, encoded by the exons ATGAATTATCTGGAGAGTCCAGTGAGCGATGGGACGATCGAAGAGAACTATGAAGAAGCTTTGGTAGATGCTCCAGTTATCGAATCCG CAGAAGATCTTGCTGCATTGGATGGTGACCTTGCAGATGAAGAAGATTATATCGATATATCGAGATATGGTATTGTAGAAGTGGTTGGAGATGATAGTGCTGGTCGCAAAGTAATAGTTGTATCCGCGTGCAAGTTACCTCCTGTTGGAAAAGAAGCATTTAATCATGCCAAGTTCCTCag GTATCTTACCCATACTTTAGACACATTTGTGGAACAAGACTACAGCcttgtttattttcattatggTCTCActtctaaaaataaactacCACTATCCTGGTTATGGCAAGCATATAAAGCGTTTGAtagaaagtataaaaagaatttaaaagcTTTATATTTAGTGCATCCGACCAATTTTATCAGAATCGTATGGCAACTCTTTAAGCCAGCTATCAG tgtAAAATTTGGTCGTAAAATGATGTATGTTAATTACTTGGAAGAACTGGCACAATATATTAATCTCGATCAGCTTATTATACCTCCTCAAGTAATAGA ACATAATGAACAgctaatgttaaaaaataagaagaacTTACCCTCAAGTCCACCTCAGAGTACGGTAGCAACACCAGTTGGTACCACTCAATTTGGAGCAAGCCTTTTCTtcataaaagaaaacaacaaTGGTGATCCTATACCGCCTATAGTACGGCAGTGTGTTAAATTTCTCGATACTCCTGACG CATTAGAAACAGAAGGTATATTTAGACGATCAGCTAAGGTAACAGTAGTCAAACAACTCCAAAGTCGTTGTAATCAAGGGTTACCTGTCGATTTCAATGGAGATCCACATATAGCAGCAGTTCTTCTCAAAGCATTTCTACGCGAACTAGATGAACCACTAATGACATACGAACTATACGATGAAATCACACAGTTTCAGA CTCTGTCAAAAGATGAACGTCCAAGGAAAGTAAAGATTTTAATACTTGAGAAACTACCAGAGGACAACTAtcaacttttaaaatatattgtacaatttttatcaagg GTGATGGATAGATGtgatttaaacaaaatgaCATCCAGTAATCTTGCTGTGGTATTTGGTCCAAATCTTGTCAGAGCACCACCATCCCGTGGAATGTCACTCTCAGCAATAGGTCCCATTAACCAATTCATAGATTTTCTATTAACTCATCaagatacaatatttattatttaa